Part of the Parcubacteria group bacterium genome, CGATCAAAGACACGCCTGCGGCACGGGCAGGCATTGAGGCGGGGGATCAAATCTTAAAAATAGGCGACGAGGTCACTGCGGATATTTCTCTCGAAGAAGCCGTGCGGCTCATTCGCGGAGAGATTGGCACCGAGGTAACCCTCACCATCCTTCGTGAAGGCCGCAAGGGATCATTTGAGGTTGCTGTAAAACGGGCAGTCATTACCATTCCCACCATAGATACGGAACTGCGCAAAGACGGCATTTTTGTAATCCAGCTGTATAACTTCTCGGGGCAATCGCCGAGGGTCTTTCGCGAATCGCTCCGCGAGTTCGTATTGTCGGGGAGTAATAAGCTAATTCTTGATCTGCGAGGAAATCCGGGGGGCTTCTTGGAGGCGGCCGTTGATATATCAAGCTGGTTTTTGCCCGCGGGCAAAGTCATTGTCACGGAAGATTTTGGTCCGGGCAAGGAAGACTTAGACATCATTTACCGAAGCAGGGGATACGATGTCTTCAACGACAACCTCAAGATGATTATTCTTGTAGACAAGGGCTCCGCATCCGCTTCAGAAATTGTTGCTGGGGCTTTGGCAGAACATGAAATCGCTGATTTGGTAGGGAGCCAAACTTTTGGTAAGGGTTCTGTCCAAGAACTTATAAAGATTACGGCTGACACCTCGCTCAAGTTGACGGTTGCGCACTGGCGAACACCCAAAGGAACGCTTATTTCAAAGGATGGTATCGTGCCTATGTATGTGGTAGAAA contains:
- a CDS encoding S41 family peptidase; protein product: MQLPNKTLSFAFFSLLIIGASFLAGTYVGYENRAAILKVSGLINKETPVTSDEMVVDFSPFWETWNAVNEKYVPATNSTTSPGEVTAQDKVWGAIQGLVGSLNDPYSVFLPPADSEVFEENIQGNFGGVGMEIGMRDNTLTVIAPIKDTPAARAGIEAGDQILKIGDEVTADISLEEAVRLIRGEIGTEVTLTILREGRKGSFEVAVKRAVITIPTIDTELRKDGIFVIQLYNFSGQSPRVFRESLREFVLSGSNKLILDLRGNPGGFLEAAVDISSWFLPAGKVIVTEDFGPGKEDLDIIYRSRGYDVFNDNLKMIILVDKGSASASEIVAGALAEHEIADLVGSQTFGKGSVQELIKITADTSLKLTVAHWRTPKGTLISKDGIVPMYVVEMTDEDREKKKDPQLNKAVDLLLSR